A single Crateriforma conspicua DNA region contains:
- a CDS encoding alpha/beta hydrolase, with amino-acid sequence MRRFHDPDGLSTEASEPSETWKSPWKDEPCGWSDDVAATTDSSAIVGEDSTDELPAARTFLLPLHYEPGYQYPLVIWLHNDGFNETQIEQVMPHISLRNYVGVGVRGAKAGDAIGHRFDWSDTEAAVQSAWRQINSAIDESKRRFAIHPDRIVLAGYRSGGTMALRLALRHPEVFAGVISLGGALPTGRRLFSDLNDLRRQRLSMLWSWAVQGDHFHNTTMADNLRQMLMTKCRIEVRQYVDDDEMNTVTLSDVNEWIMNRIVAGNVCVDGEPETSPSLNFSQN; translated from the coding sequence ATGCGACGATTTCATGACCCCGACGGTCTCAGCACTGAAGCGTCCGAGCCATCGGAGACATGGAAATCGCCATGGAAAGACGAACCGTGCGGCTGGTCCGATGATGTCGCCGCCACGACCGATTCGTCGGCGATTGTTGGTGAAGATTCGACGGATGAATTGCCCGCGGCACGAACGTTCCTGCTGCCGCTGCACTATGAACCGGGCTACCAGTACCCGCTGGTCATCTGGCTGCATAACGACGGCTTTAACGAAACCCAAATCGAACAGGTGATGCCGCACATCAGCCTTCGCAATTATGTGGGCGTCGGCGTCCGCGGGGCGAAAGCCGGCGATGCGATCGGTCATCGATTTGACTGGTCCGACACCGAAGCGGCCGTGCAATCGGCTTGGCGACAAATCAATTCGGCGATCGACGAATCCAAACGACGGTTTGCCATCCATCCGGACCGGATTGTTTTGGCCGGATACCGCAGTGGCGGCACGATGGCACTGCGATTAGCGCTGCGTCATCCCGAGGTATTCGCGGGCGTGATTTCTTTGGGTGGTGCCTTGCCCACAGGACGCCGGCTGTTCAGCGACTTGAATGACCTGCGACGTCAGCGATTGTCCATGCTGTGGAGCTGGGCAGTGCAGGGCGACCATTTCCACAACACCACGATGGCCGACAATCTGCGTCAAATGCTGATGACCAAGTGCCGCATCGAAGTGCGGCAATACGTCGACGATGACGAGATGAATACCGTCACATTGTCGGACGTCAACGAATGGATCATGAATCGCATCGTTGCCGGAAACGTCTGTGTGGACGGTGAACCGGAAACCTCTCCGTCGCTGAATTTTTCTCAAAACTGA
- a CDS encoding SDR family NAD(P)-dependent oxidoreductase, producing MRRPPYRRSPDNDSITMTESDNAFSLAGRQALVTGGTQGVGAAIARAVARAGADVIVVGVRDDASAQEVLDDIRRHGRQGELLVADLSQPPQRYVDDILAAALDRFPDLGLLVNNVGTYIDRPFLEMDWSTYQTTMNLNVACGYFLTQAFARHWITKGIEGRVVFTGSINGMLAEADHTAYDTSKGAVAAMVRSLCVALAPHGIRVNSMAPGLVRTPLTGPALDQNRLQEWMELHTPNGRVPDADVCGDAVVFLLSHAARHVHGQTMLVDGGMSVWQQPDPPSQFG from the coding sequence ATGCGACGGCCGCCGTATCGCCGGTCACCGGACAATGACAGCATCACGATGACCGAATCCGACAACGCGTTTTCGCTGGCCGGTCGTCAAGCCTTGGTCACCGGCGGGACTCAAGGCGTGGGCGCCGCGATCGCACGAGCGGTGGCGCGGGCGGGCGCTGATGTGATCGTGGTCGGCGTTCGCGACGACGCTTCGGCCCAGGAAGTCTTGGACGACATCCGACGGCACGGTCGCCAAGGCGAATTGCTGGTCGCCGACCTTTCGCAACCACCCCAGCGATACGTCGATGACATCTTGGCCGCCGCGTTGGATCGTTTTCCCGACTTGGGTTTGTTGGTCAACAACGTGGGGACCTACATCGATCGTCCATTCTTGGAGATGGATTGGTCGACGTACCAGACGACGATGAACTTGAACGTCGCGTGCGGTTACTTCTTGACGCAAGCGTTCGCGCGACACTGGATCACAAAAGGCATCGAAGGCCGAGTGGTCTTCACCGGTTCCATCAACGGCATGCTGGCCGAAGCCGACCACACCGCCTATGACACCAGCAAAGGCGCCGTTGCGGCGATGGTGCGATCGCTGTGTGTCGCTCTGGCACCGCACGGCATTCGCGTCAACAGCATGGCGCCGGGGCTGGTCCGCACTCCGCTGACCGGACCGGCGCTCGACCAAAACCGCTTGCAAGAATGGATGGAATTACACACTCCCAACGGCCGGGTTCCCGATGCAGACGTCTGTGGCGACGCGGTCGTATTCCTGCTGTCCCACGCGGCACGTCACGTTCACGGACAAACAATGTTGGTCGATGGCGGCATGAGTGTTTGGCAGCAACCCGATCCGCCATCGCAATTCGGTTAG
- the mdh gene encoding malate dehydrogenase has translation MRRAKISIIGAGNVGATCAHWCAAAELGDIVLLDIPQTETMPAGKALDLMQASPIMGYDANVTGTTDYADTADSDVIVVTAGIPRKPGMSRDDLLATNAKIITSVGSEIKKTSPNAVVIVVSNPLDAMVQQMWKVTGFDKSKVCGQAGVLDTARYRTFLAMELGVSIEDISALLMGGHGDTMVPIPSCTSVGGIPVTQLIDAGRLEEIVDRTRKGGAEIVSLLKTGSAYYAPSAACAQMVEAIVKDKKRLLPVAALCESEYGVGGYYVGVPVIMGKDGVEKIIELKLTDTETSAFENSVNAVKTLVASMNELLSA, from the coding sequence ATGCGACGCGCCAAGATCTCGATCATCGGAGCCGGCAACGTCGGAGCAACCTGTGCGCACTGGTGTGCCGCAGCCGAACTTGGCGACATTGTCTTGTTGGATATTCCGCAAACCGAAACCATGCCGGCCGGCAAGGCGTTGGACTTGATGCAAGCGTCGCCCATCATGGGCTATGACGCCAATGTCACGGGCACCACCGACTACGCCGACACGGCCGACAGCGATGTGATCGTAGTGACCGCGGGCATTCCGCGGAAACCTGGCATGTCCCGCGACGACCTGCTGGCGACCAACGCCAAAATCATCACCAGCGTTGGTAGCGAAATCAAAAAGACCAGCCCGAACGCCGTGGTGATCGTCGTCAGCAACCCGCTGGACGCGATGGTCCAACAGATGTGGAAGGTCACCGGATTTGACAAGTCCAAGGTGTGCGGACAAGCCGGCGTTTTGGACACCGCACGTTATCGCACGTTCCTGGCGATGGAATTGGGTGTCAGCATCGAAGACATCAGTGCATTGTTGATGGGCGGTCACGGCGACACGATGGTGCCGATCCCCAGTTGCACCAGCGTCGGTGGTATCCCCGTTACCCAACTGATCGATGCGGGTCGCTTGGAAGAAATCGTCGACCGCACACGAAAGGGCGGCGCCGAAATCGTCTCGTTGCTGAAGACCGGCAGCGCCTATTACGCTCCCTCGGCCGCCTGTGCACAGATGGTCGAAGCGATCGTGAAGGACAAGAAACGTCTGCTCCCGGTCGCCGCGCTTTGCGAGAGTGAATACGGCGTCGGCGGCTACTACGTCGGCGTGCCCGTGATCATGGGTAAAGACGGCGTAGAAAAAATCATCGAACTGAAGTTGACCGATACCGAGACGTCCGCTTTTGAAAACAGCGTCAACGCAGTGAAGACGCTGGTCGCTTCGATGAACGAATTGCTGTCGGCTTAA